A single genomic interval of Prionailurus viverrinus isolate Anna chromosome A2, UM_Priviv_1.0, whole genome shotgun sequence harbors:
- the TMEM213 gene encoding transmembrane protein 213, protein MKHLTPAPRATLALSLVFASFHLVCLAEARNSINATLTTHHPDPGTLEQCPNVDFCPQAARCCHTGVDEYGWIAAAVGWSLWFLTLILLCVDKLMKLTPEEPKDLQA, encoded by the exons ATGAAGCACCTCACCCCTGCACCCCGGGCCACTCTGGCCCTCAGCCTGGTCTTTGCCTCCTTCCACTTGGTTTGCTTGGCAG AAGCAAGGAACAGCATCAACGCAACCTTGACCACCCACCACCCAGACCCCGGAACCCTGGAGCAGTGTCCCA aTGTGGACTTCTGCCCGCAGGCAGCCCGGTGCTGCCACACTGGAGTGGATGAATACGGCTGGATCGCGGCCGCGGTTGGCTGGAGCCTGTGGTTCCTCACCCTCATCCTGCTCTGTGTGGATAAACTGATGAAGCTCACTCCAGAGGAGCCCAAGGATTTGCAAGCATGA